The nucleotide sequence GAGTATAACACGAAAGCCAGACCAATCTGCGTGCGCCGGCACGGATAACTGGTTGGTGACGGTGGCGACTAAGGCTATACTGACCGTTCATTTTACTCAGTTGATATCGCTATGTCTGTCTTCGCCATTGTAGCTTTAGCGGCCTATTTCCTCAGTCTGGGGCTGATTATTCCCAGTCTGGTGCGAAAAAACGGAGCCTACCGCCGTCTGGCCGTAGTATCCGCCACGATAGCCCTGGTCTGCCATGCAGTGGCCTTGTATCAGCGTATTTTCGATGTCCAGATCGGGCAAAACCTGAGTCTGTTGAACATCGGGTCCCTCATCAGCCTGATTATCTGTACGGTGATGACCATTGTAGCGTCGCGCAATCGCGGCTGGTTTCTGCTGCCCATCATCTATGCCTTCGCGTTCATTAATCTGGCATTCGCCAGTTTCATGCCGGGTGAGTTTATTACCCACCTCGAAGCCATGCCCGGGTTGATGGTACACATCGGTCTGGCGCTGTTTGCTTATGCCACGCTGATGATTGCCGCATTGTATGCGCTGCAACTGGCATTGCTGGACTACATGCTGAAAACCAAGAAACTGGGGTTTGCCGCCGACATGCCGCCGCTGCTGGGCATTGAGCGCAAGATGTTCCACATTACCCAGATCGGCGTCATCCTGCTGACGCTGACGTTATGCACCGGCCTTATCTACATGAACGATTTGCTCAGCAATAAAGAGAACCTGCATAAGGCGCTGTTCTCCCTGCTGGCATGGTTTGTCTACATTCTGCTGCTGTGGGGACACTATCACGAAGGCTGGCGCGGACGTCGCGTAGTATGGTTCAACCTCATCGGCGCACTGCTGCTGACGCTCTCCTACTTCGGCAGCCGGGTAATCCAGAACTTCCTGGCGCATTGACCGCTTGCGCGGCTGAAGCTTTTTATCAAGAACATAAAACAAGAGCATAAAAAAAGAGAGCCGCGCTCTCTTTTTACTGTCTTACGCTAAACGTAAATCAGATATGCAATTCCGCCAGTTTGTCTTTCGGCAGCGCCAAATCATCGTTTTTGTTGACGATAACGTCGTGCTCCAGAATGTGGCGTGCAATGTCTTGCGCTTCAGTCAGGGAATGCATTTCATAGGTACCGCACTGATACTCGTTCAGTTCCGGAATCTTGCGCTGGTCGGTGACCTTAAGCACATCAGTCATGGCCGCTTTCCAGGCGTCAGCCACCCGTTGCTCTTCCGGCGTGCCAATCAGGCTCATGTAGAAACCGGTACGGCACCCCATAGGAGAGATATCGATGATTTCCACGCCGTCACCGTTAAGGTGGTCACGCATGAAACCAGCGAACAAGTGCTCCAGAGTGTGGATACCGCGCTCCGGCATGATCTCCTGATTAGGTCGACAGAAACGTAGATCAAACACGGTAATCGTATCACCATGAGGGGTTGTCATGGTTTTGGCCACCCGAACGGCTGGCGCCGCCATACGAGTATGATCGACAGTAAAACTATCTAGTAATGGCATGTTGCTACCTCCTCATGAGAAATTTATTTTTCGTTTCCAGGAAACTTTTCTTACCAGCACCGGTCATAACAATTGAAAGACGCGCATTTATTATCATCATCCCTATTATCAGAGATGTTTCTTTGGCCACCCGATGACAATCGAGTGGCCTTTCTTTTACCGGCAACTACTACGGCTACCACCGTTACTGTCTGGACAGATAGGCGTCAAAGCTCAACGTGTCTTCCGACTCCAGTTGACGCTGGTGCTGCCATGAACGCCCGCACTCCGAGGTAAACTGGGCTTCGGACAGAATCTCCAGCGGCTCCTGCGACAGTTGTTCGCTGTATTGCTCAGCCAGTTGAAGACCAACACCGCCGCTGCCATTTTCCAGCATCATCGCCAAAATCCGGGCGGAGAACGTCTTATCCGGGTCGTTGAACCCTTCCACCAGTTGGTCGCAGACCTGTCGATAGTACGGCTTAGCTTGCCCTTGATCCAACAATTCTGCAACACGCCGTAGATCGGCAAACAACGTGTACCCGACCTCAGCAATCGTCTGACGCGTCGTATCGCAGCCCATGCCTACCGTCTGCCCCGGTTTACGACCTTCCAGAATCACCTGATTCCAGTTTTTACGTGTGCAGAGCAGTTCCGCTTCGCTCATTTCCGGTGCATCCGCCAGCGCACACCAAATCAGGAACAGGTCGAGGAATCGAGCCTGTTCGGCGCTGACGCCGATTGCCGAGAACGGGTTGATATCCAGCGAACGCACTTCGATATACTCGATTCCACCACGCAGCAACGCATCGGAGGGCGACTCGCCTGGCCGGGTGACGCGTTTAGGTCGAATCGGCGCATACAATTCGTTTTCGATCTGCAACACATTGGTATTCAGTTGCAGATAACGGCCATCTTTTTTCAGACCAATCCCCGCATACTCTGCAGAAGGCGTATGAATCGCTCTCTTCAGCGCCGAAACATAGGTTTCCAGGCTGTTGAAGGTAATTCCAAGGTTGCTCTGCGACTTATTGGTATAGCCCAGATCGCTTAAACGCAACGATGTCGCGTACGGCAGATAGAGCATGCCTTTTTCCGAACGCTCAAACGGCAGGTGAGTTTCTTTGCCCTGCAGGAAAGAGGAGCAAATCGCCGGCGATGCGCCAAACAGATACGGAATTACCCAGCCGAAACGGTAGTAATTACGAATCAGTTGAAAATATCCGGCGGAAATCGCCTCCTTGCCGCTGATAGCATCGGTAATACCATCGCGAGCCTGCCAAAATGTTAGCGGTAACGAAAAATTATAATGCACGCCAGAAATAGTCTGCATCAAGGCGCCATACCGGTTTTTCAGGCCTTCACGATATAGCGTTTTGAAACGACCAATATTCGACGAACCATACTGTGCCAGTTCGATATTCTGCTCTGCATCGATAAAGCAAGGCATACTTAACGGCCACATGCGCTCATCACCTAGATGACGCGCCACATAACGATGAATATCACGCAAAAAGGCGAGAAGGTGATCAATCTCCTTGTCAACCGGCGTAATGAATTCCAGCAATGCTTCAGCAAAATCCGTAGTAATCCAGGGGTGAGTCAACGCCGCCCCCAGTTTTTCTGGATGTCCTGTTTTCGCCAGATGTCCATTTGCCATCACACGCAGTGTTTCACGTTCAATACCACGCTGGATCCCTTTTATCGATTGAGGATGTTTTTCCAGCCAGGACAGCGCTTTTGATACGTCCGGGATCAAATTGACCTCCCGCTATGAAGATGTAGTCATGTTAATAAGAATAATGGATGGTATATGGGGACAACAATCGTGATTACAACTCACCCGGTTCCCATCGTCCATTTCAGCGCTACGCCAGCCACTATCAGATAGCGCAACGTTTTTCCGATAAAAATACATATTATGGAACTTGCCCAGGGCATCCTCAGCCAACCCGACAATACGCACAATATATCGCCGACCACTGGCACCCAGCTAAGTAATAATGCTGCAGTACCGTAACGCTGCAACCAACTGCGGGCGGTATCCAGTCCTTTTTGCGGCTTAAGTTCAGGCACCAGACGCCCAACGATAATATTGGTGATCCCTCCCAACGTATTACCAATGGAAGCAATAGCAATCAGCAGCAATGAGCTGGTGCTGTGAGTTAACAGCAACGATACCAGCACGACTTCCGAACTACCCGGCAATAGCGTCGCACTCAGAAAGCTGCTCCAGAACAGGGAAAAGACCGCCCAGAACTCACTCACAGCGTTCTTACGTCAACCATATCCATACCTGCACTGGCAGCAGCCTGAAGACCAAAATCGGCGTCTTCAAACACGACACAGTGCTCAGGGGCGACCTGGATTAATGTTGCACAACGCAGGAAGGTATCCGGGAAAGGTTTATGCCGCTGCACATCATCAGCACCGACCAGCGCAGAAAAATAATCACGCAAGCCAAGATGACGCAACAGACGATCGGCCAGACCGTGCGAACTTCCGGTGCCAACAGCCATCGGACGACGGCCATGATACGCCTTAACGACCTCAATCAGCGGCAGTGGTTGTACGGTGTCCATCAGCATGGTTTCGGTCAGGGACGCTTTTTCCGCCGCCAAACTATGCGGATCAAGATCCGACTGGTGCTGGTTGATAATCACCTCGGCAATACGCCAGGTCGGCGCGCCATTCAGCGCCGTCATGGCGTCGTTGTCATAGCTCATACCATACTTTGCCAGCACCTGCTGCCATGCCCAACAATGGGTTGGTTCCGTATCGAGGATGGTGCCATCCATGTCAAAGATGAGGCCCTGATAACGATCGTACATCATGACTCCATACCCACCGAAAAGAGACGACTACTTTAGCGCAAAGTCAAAACATTGTCGCTTACTCAATAACCTTAATAAAAACAGTGAAATAGATATATCAGACGAGAGAAATAGCAGGATATTCGACAAAAAAATAAGCGATACAGGAAGAGACCCTAGATGATATTGAAGAGGATGGTGCATCCGGGAGGATTCGAACCTCCGACCGCTCGGTTCGTAGCCGAGTACTCTATCCAGCTGAGCTACGGATGCATTTTAGGAATCGTTTAGATCATTATTTTACAACAAGAGGAAACAGCATAAGGAGAATGGTGCATCCGGGAGGATTCGAACCTCCGACCGCTCGGTTCGTAGCCGAGTACTCTATCCAGCTGAGCTACGGATGCAT is from Dickeya dianthicola NCPPB 453 and encodes:
- a CDS encoding cytochrome C assembly family protein, with product MSVFAIVALAAYFLSLGLIIPSLVRKNGAYRRLAVVSATIALVCHAVALYQRIFDVQIGQNLSLLNIGSLISLIICTVMTIVASRNRGWFLLPIIYAFAFINLAFASFMPGEFITHLEAMPGLMVHIGLALFAYATLMIAALYALQLALLDYMLKTKKLGFAADMPPLLGIERKMFHITQIGVILLTLTLCTGLIYMNDLLSNKENLHKALFSLLAWFVYILLLWGHYHEGWRGRRVVWFNLIGALLLTLSYFGSRVIQNFLAH
- the luxS gene encoding S-ribosylhomocysteine lyase; this translates as MPLLDSFTVDHTRMAAPAVRVAKTMTTPHGDTITVFDLRFCRPNQEIMPERGIHTLEHLFAGFMRDHLNGDGVEIIDISPMGCRTGFYMSLIGTPEEQRVADAWKAAMTDVLKVTDQRKIPELNEYQCGTYEMHSLTEAQDIARHILEHDVIVNKNDDLALPKDKLAELHI
- the gshA gene encoding glutamate--cysteine ligase — encoded protein: MIPDVSKALSWLEKHPQSIKGIQRGIERETLRVMANGHLAKTGHPEKLGAALTHPWITTDFAEALLEFITPVDKEIDHLLAFLRDIHRYVARHLGDERMWPLSMPCFIDAEQNIELAQYGSSNIGRFKTLYREGLKNRYGALMQTISGVHYNFSLPLTFWQARDGITDAISGKEAISAGYFQLIRNYYRFGWVIPYLFGASPAICSSFLQGKETHLPFERSEKGMLYLPYATSLRLSDLGYTNKSQSNLGITFNSLETYVSALKRAIHTPSAEYAGIGLKKDGRYLQLNTNVLQIENELYAPIRPKRVTRPGESPSDALLRGGIEYIEVRSLDINPFSAIGVSAEQARFLDLFLIWCALADAPEMSEAELLCTRKNWNQVILEGRKPGQTVGMGCDTTRQTIAEVGYTLFADLRRVAELLDQGQAKPYYRQVCDQLVEGFNDPDKTFSARILAMMLENGSGGVGLQLAEQYSEQLSQEPLEILSEAQFTSECGRSWQHQRQLESEDTLSFDAYLSRQ
- a CDS encoding YqaA family protein — encoded protein: MSEFWAVFSLFWSSFLSATLLPGSSEVVLVSLLLTHSTSSLLLIAIASIGNTLGGITNIIVGRLVPELKPQKGLDTARSWLQRYGTAALLLSWVPVVGDILCVLSGWLRMPWASSIICIFIGKTLRYLIVAGVALKWTMGTG
- the yqaB gene encoding fructose-1-phosphate/6-phosphogluconate phosphatase, which codes for MYDRYQGLIFDMDGTILDTEPTHCWAWQQVLAKYGMSYDNDAMTALNGAPTWRIAEVIINQHQSDLDPHSLAAEKASLTETMLMDTVQPLPLIEVVKAYHGRRPMAVGTGSSHGLADRLLRHLGLRDYFSALVGADDVQRHKPFPDTFLRCATLIQVAPEHCVVFEDADFGLQAAASAGMDMVDVRTL